From the genome of Homalodisca vitripennis isolate AUS2020 chromosome 8, UT_GWSS_2.1, whole genome shotgun sequence, one region includes:
- the LOC124367128 gene encoding uncharacterized protein LOC124367128, translating to MKIWRVRLRKSYSQIHIPRLLTPLQKMKKLFSCFTERWQMSGKILFPSQDSETETPKNRHMLKCAEKTSHGETTNTGNDHPSTSDHNYHQLPVADTIPTEDNRKSRKRQRNVQNWKQNVRKRLRNSGKQYTTRKGNVIEAKSFCTW from the coding sequence ATTTGGAGAGTTCGTCTGAGGAAGAGCTATTCCCAGATACATATTCCTCGTCTTCTTACGCCCCTTCAGAAGATGAAGaaactgttttcttgtttcactgaacgatggcaaatgtccggaaaaatcctgtttccttcacaagatTCTGAAACTGAGACACCCAAAAATCGACATATGTTGAAGTGCGCTGAGAAGACTTCGCATGGAGAGACAACAAACACAGGTAATGATCATCCCTCCACCTCAGATCATAACTATCACCAACTGCCTGTAGCTGATACAATACCGACTGAAGATAATAGAAAATCCCGAAAGAGGCaaagaaatgttcaaaattgGAAACAAAATGTTAGAAAAAGACTCAGAAATTCAGGAAAGCAGTACACCAcaagaaaaggaaatgttattgaAGCAAAAAGTTTTTGCACCTGGTGA